In Ostrinia nubilalis chromosome 10, ilOstNubi1.1, whole genome shotgun sequence, a single genomic region encodes these proteins:
- the LOC135075651 gene encoding putative inorganic phosphate cotransporter isoform X3 produces MRVNMSMAIVAMTDPHSKHAFNWSTQTQSIILSSFFWGYIVLQVPAGVMANRIGGKSLLAAAVGINSLLVLIIPYCALHGSWKLLCACRVLQGLTQGVVFPSVHNMLGKWVPVAEKSRLGTFAYAGSSLGTALQLMFSGFIAEYWGWPMIFHSVGVLGVVWTGFYVCLGSSSPQDSKVISEEEREYIVRSLGVSDKKYDTPWTSLLRSVPFVALIVVHCGYNWGFWTLMTEMPSYMKKVLGVDIKSNGMLSALPYLAMYLLSFPFGVMVDYSIRNNWLSLSAARKVSNSIGYYGAATALIVLCYVPPSITAAATLFTIAVALNVGHLTGFLLVHIDMAPNFAGAMMGITNFLANIISIVAPLVAGAILKDDTDQNEWRVVFCLSAVVYFVTNTIFIIYGTSERQRWNDPDEELLGYRAVKNEKIKS; encoded by the exons ATGAGAGTCAACATGAGTATGGCTATTGTAGCCATGACGGATCCTCATAGCAAACAT GCCTTCAACTGGAGCACTCAAACCCAAAGTATCATCCTGTCCTCGTTCTTCTGGGGCTACATCGTGCTGCAGGTGCCAGCTGGGGTGATGGCCAACAGAATAGGCGGGAAGTCGCTGCTGGCAGCTGCTGTAGGAATCAACTCGCTTCTGGTGCTGATAATACCGTACTGTGCTTTACAC GGCAGCTGGAAACTACTCTGCGCCTGCAGAGTCCTTCAGGGCCTCACCCAGGGGGTCGTCTTCCCATCAGTCCACAACATGTTAGGGAAGTGGGTGCCTGTTGCGGAGAAGAGTAGACTGGGAACTTTTGCTTATGCGG GTTCATCACTAGGAACAGCTCTCCAGCTGATGTTTTCCGGCTTCATAGCGGAGTACTGGGGCTGGCCTATGATCTTCCACAGTGTCGGCGTCCTCGGAGTGGTGTGGACAGGGTTCTACGTCTGCTTGGGGTCATCATCGCCGCAAGACTCGAAGGTCATCAGTGAGGAGGAGAGAGAGTACATCGTGAGGTCTCTGGGAGTGTCGGATAAG aaatacgACACTCCCTGGACGTCGTTGCTACGATCGGTTCCTTTTGTGGCGTTGATTGTGGTCCATTGTGGGTATAACTGGGGATTCTGGACCCTTATGACTGAAATGCCATCCTATATGAAGAAAGTTTTGGGCGTCGATATAAAATCC AACGGGATGTTATCGGCATTGCCGTATCTAGCGATGTATCTCCTCAGTTTTCCCTTCGGGGTGATGGTAGACTACTCGATCAGGAATAACTGGTTGAGCCTTAGTGCAGCAAGAAAGGTATCTAATTCTATTG gGTACTACGGTGCAGCGACAGCTCTCATAGTCCTTTGCTATGTGCCTCCCAGCATCACAGCCGCAGCCACGCTATTCACCATAGCTGTGGCTCTCAACGTTGGCCATCTCACGGGGTTCCTG TTGGTCCACATCGACATGGCCCCCAACTTTGCAGGCGCCATGATGGGAATCACGAACTTCCTGGCTAACATCATCTCTATCGTAGCACCGCTGGTCGCTGGAGCCATTCTGAAGGACGAT ACTGATCAAAATGAGTGGCGAGTGGTGTTCTGCCTATCAGCTGTAGTGTACTTCGTCACCAACACCATCTTCATCATTTACGGCACCAGCGAGCGGCAGCGGTGGAACGATCCCGATGAAGAATTGTTGG GATATAGAGCTGTGAAAAATGAGAAAATTAAAAGTTGA
- the LOC135075651 gene encoding putative inorganic phosphate cotransporter isoform X2, giving the protein MLWKLTTRVTRTAVHQCCGWRARAAPALGVRHLQVLLIFFGLLLAYAMRVNMSMAIVAMTDPHSKHAFNWSTQTQSIILSSFFWGYIVLQVPAGVMANRIGGKSLLAAAVGINSLLVLIIPYCALHGSWKLLCACRVLQGLTQGVVFPSVHNMLGKWVPVAEKSRLGTFAYAGSSLGTALQLMFSGFIAEYWGWPMIFHSVGVLGVVWTGFYVCLGSSSPQDSKVISEEEREYIVRSLGVSDKKYDTPWTSLLRSVPFVALIVVHCGYNWGFWTLMTEMPSYMKKVLGVDIKSNGMLSALPYLAMYLLSFPFGVMVDYSIRNNWLSLSAARKVSNSIGYYGAATALIVLCYVPPSITAAATLFTIAVALNVGHLTGFLLVHIDMAPNFAGAMMGITNFLANIISIVAPLVAGAILKDDTDQNEWRVVFCLSAVVYFVTNTIFIIYGTSERQRWNDPDEELLGYRAVKNEKIKS; this is encoded by the exons ATGTTGTGGAAGCTGACGACGCGAGTGACGAGGACCGCGGTACACCAATGCTGTGGATGGCGGGCGAGAGCTGCAC CAGCTCTCGGCGTCCGTCATTTGCAGGTGCTTCTGATCTTCTTCGGCTTGTTGCTGGCTTACGCCATGAGAGTCAACATGAGTATGGCTATTGTAGCCATGACGGATCCTCATAGCAAACAT GCCTTCAACTGGAGCACTCAAACCCAAAGTATCATCCTGTCCTCGTTCTTCTGGGGCTACATCGTGCTGCAGGTGCCAGCTGGGGTGATGGCCAACAGAATAGGCGGGAAGTCGCTGCTGGCAGCTGCTGTAGGAATCAACTCGCTTCTGGTGCTGATAATACCGTACTGTGCTTTACAC GGCAGCTGGAAACTACTCTGCGCCTGCAGAGTCCTTCAGGGCCTCACCCAGGGGGTCGTCTTCCCATCAGTCCACAACATGTTAGGGAAGTGGGTGCCTGTTGCGGAGAAGAGTAGACTGGGAACTTTTGCTTATGCGG GTTCATCACTAGGAACAGCTCTCCAGCTGATGTTTTCCGGCTTCATAGCGGAGTACTGGGGCTGGCCTATGATCTTCCACAGTGTCGGCGTCCTCGGAGTGGTGTGGACAGGGTTCTACGTCTGCTTGGGGTCATCATCGCCGCAAGACTCGAAGGTCATCAGTGAGGAGGAGAGAGAGTACATCGTGAGGTCTCTGGGAGTGTCGGATAAG aaatacgACACTCCCTGGACGTCGTTGCTACGATCGGTTCCTTTTGTGGCGTTGATTGTGGTCCATTGTGGGTATAACTGGGGATTCTGGACCCTTATGACTGAAATGCCATCCTATATGAAGAAAGTTTTGGGCGTCGATATAAAATCC AACGGGATGTTATCGGCATTGCCGTATCTAGCGATGTATCTCCTCAGTTTTCCCTTCGGGGTGATGGTAGACTACTCGATCAGGAATAACTGGTTGAGCCTTAGTGCAGCAAGAAAGGTATCTAATTCTATTG gGTACTACGGTGCAGCGACAGCTCTCATAGTCCTTTGCTATGTGCCTCCCAGCATCACAGCCGCAGCCACGCTATTCACCATAGCTGTGGCTCTCAACGTTGGCCATCTCACGGGGTTCCTG TTGGTCCACATCGACATGGCCCCCAACTTTGCAGGCGCCATGATGGGAATCACGAACTTCCTGGCTAACATCATCTCTATCGTAGCACCGCTGGTCGCTGGAGCCATTCTGAAGGACGAT ACTGATCAAAATGAGTGGCGAGTGGTGTTCTGCCTATCAGCTGTAGTGTACTTCGTCACCAACACCATCTTCATCATTTACGGCACCAGCGAGCGGCAGCGGTGGAACGATCCCGATGAAGAATTGTTGG GATATAGAGCTGTGAAAAATGAGAAAATTAAAAGTTGA
- the LOC135075651 gene encoding putative inorganic phosphate cotransporter isoform X1 has protein sequence MLWKLTTRVTRTAVHQCCGWRARAALAALGVRHLQVLLIFFGLLLAYAMRVNMSMAIVAMTDPHSKHAFNWSTQTQSIILSSFFWGYIVLQVPAGVMANRIGGKSLLAAAVGINSLLVLIIPYCALHGSWKLLCACRVLQGLTQGVVFPSVHNMLGKWVPVAEKSRLGTFAYAGSSLGTALQLMFSGFIAEYWGWPMIFHSVGVLGVVWTGFYVCLGSSSPQDSKVISEEEREYIVRSLGVSDKKYDTPWTSLLRSVPFVALIVVHCGYNWGFWTLMTEMPSYMKKVLGVDIKSNGMLSALPYLAMYLLSFPFGVMVDYSIRNNWLSLSAARKVSNSIGYYGAATALIVLCYVPPSITAAATLFTIAVALNVGHLTGFLLVHIDMAPNFAGAMMGITNFLANIISIVAPLVAGAILKDDTDQNEWRVVFCLSAVVYFVTNTIFIIYGTSERQRWNDPDEELLGYRAVKNEKIKS, from the exons ATGTTGTGGAAGCTGACGACGCGAGTGACGAGGACCGCGGTACACCAATGCTGTGGATGGCGGGCGAGAGCTGCAC TAGCAGCTCTCGGCGTCCGTCATTTGCAGGTGCTTCTGATCTTCTTCGGCTTGTTGCTGGCTTACGCCATGAGAGTCAACATGAGTATGGCTATTGTAGCCATGACGGATCCTCATAGCAAACAT GCCTTCAACTGGAGCACTCAAACCCAAAGTATCATCCTGTCCTCGTTCTTCTGGGGCTACATCGTGCTGCAGGTGCCAGCTGGGGTGATGGCCAACAGAATAGGCGGGAAGTCGCTGCTGGCAGCTGCTGTAGGAATCAACTCGCTTCTGGTGCTGATAATACCGTACTGTGCTTTACAC GGCAGCTGGAAACTACTCTGCGCCTGCAGAGTCCTTCAGGGCCTCACCCAGGGGGTCGTCTTCCCATCAGTCCACAACATGTTAGGGAAGTGGGTGCCTGTTGCGGAGAAGAGTAGACTGGGAACTTTTGCTTATGCGG GTTCATCACTAGGAACAGCTCTCCAGCTGATGTTTTCCGGCTTCATAGCGGAGTACTGGGGCTGGCCTATGATCTTCCACAGTGTCGGCGTCCTCGGAGTGGTGTGGACAGGGTTCTACGTCTGCTTGGGGTCATCATCGCCGCAAGACTCGAAGGTCATCAGTGAGGAGGAGAGAGAGTACATCGTGAGGTCTCTGGGAGTGTCGGATAAG aaatacgACACTCCCTGGACGTCGTTGCTACGATCGGTTCCTTTTGTGGCGTTGATTGTGGTCCATTGTGGGTATAACTGGGGATTCTGGACCCTTATGACTGAAATGCCATCCTATATGAAGAAAGTTTTGGGCGTCGATATAAAATCC AACGGGATGTTATCGGCATTGCCGTATCTAGCGATGTATCTCCTCAGTTTTCCCTTCGGGGTGATGGTAGACTACTCGATCAGGAATAACTGGTTGAGCCTTAGTGCAGCAAGAAAGGTATCTAATTCTATTG gGTACTACGGTGCAGCGACAGCTCTCATAGTCCTTTGCTATGTGCCTCCCAGCATCACAGCCGCAGCCACGCTATTCACCATAGCTGTGGCTCTCAACGTTGGCCATCTCACGGGGTTCCTG TTGGTCCACATCGACATGGCCCCCAACTTTGCAGGCGCCATGATGGGAATCACGAACTTCCTGGCTAACATCATCTCTATCGTAGCACCGCTGGTCGCTGGAGCCATTCTGAAGGACGAT ACTGATCAAAATGAGTGGCGAGTGGTGTTCTGCCTATCAGCTGTAGTGTACTTCGTCACCAACACCATCTTCATCATTTACGGCACCAGCGAGCGGCAGCGGTGGAACGATCCCGATGAAGAATTGTTGG GATATAGAGCTGTGAAAAATGAGAAAATTAAAAGTTGA